One Pseudomonadota bacterium DNA window includes the following coding sequences:
- the mraY gene encoding phospho-N-acetylmuramoyl-pentapeptide-transferase gives MLLLLTEQLRELYSGFNVFSYLTLRAILAAITALAVSLLVGPAMIRRLSFHQIGQPIRESGPSTHFDKAGTPTMGGTLILVATLLTTLLWADPRNRFVWVVVGVTVAFGVIGFVDDYRKLVLRDSAGLAARWKYLWQSVFALVAAFALFFTAQEPAVEHALLIPYLKDIYLPLGGLYIVLAYFVIVGTSNAVNLTDGLDGLAIMPAVMVAGALGVFAYVTGNFNFSEYLGIPFVRGVGELFVFCAALSGAGLGFLWFNTYPAQVFMGDVGALAIGAALGAVAVMVRQELILVIMGGVFVMEAVSVILQVSSFRLTGKRIFRMAPIHHHFELKGWAEPKVIVRFWIINVVLVLVGLASLKIR, from the coding sequence GTGCTGCTGTTGCTCACCGAACAACTTCGAGAGCTGTACTCAGGCTTCAACGTCTTCAGCTACCTCACCCTGCGGGCGATCCTGGCGGCGATCACTGCGCTCGCCGTTTCCCTGTTGGTTGGGCCCGCGATGATCCGTCGCTTATCTTTCCACCAGATTGGCCAGCCGATTCGAGAGAGTGGCCCCAGCACGCATTTCGACAAGGCGGGCACGCCTACGATGGGGGGCACTTTGATCCTCGTCGCAACGTTGCTCACCACCTTGCTGTGGGCCGATCCGCGCAACCGCTTCGTCTGGGTGGTCGTGGGTGTCACGGTGGCCTTCGGGGTGATCGGATTCGTCGATGACTATCGCAAGCTGGTACTGCGAGATAGCGCCGGTCTGGCGGCCCGTTGGAAGTACCTGTGGCAGTCTGTGTTCGCGCTGGTGGCGGCGTTTGCGCTGTTCTTCACAGCGCAGGAGCCGGCCGTCGAGCACGCCCTGCTAATCCCCTATCTCAAGGATATCTATCTGCCCTTGGGCGGGCTGTACATCGTGCTGGCGTACTTCGTCATCGTCGGTACCAGCAATGCGGTAAACCTCACCGACGGCCTCGACGGCTTGGCCATCATGCCGGCCGTGATGGTGGCCGGTGCCCTTGGCGTATTCGCCTATGTCACCGGGAACTTTAACTTCTCTGAGTACCTCGGCATACCCTTCGTTCGCGGCGTCGGCGAGCTCTTCGTGTTCTGCGCAGCCTTGAGCGGCGCGGGCCTTGGGTTCCTGTGGTTCAACACATACCCCGCGCAGGTTTTCATGGGGGACGTCGGCGCGTTGGCGATCGGGGCCGCGCTCGGTGCGGTGGCCGTCATGGTTCGCCAAGAGCTCATCTTGGTGATTATGGGCGGGGTTTTCGTGATGGAGGCGGTCTCCGTGATCCTCCAGGTGAGCTCCTTCCGACTTACGGGCAAGAGAATCTTCCGGATGGCGCCCATCCATCATCACTTCGAGCTGAAGGGTTGGGCAGAGCCGAAGGTTATCGTTCGCTTTTGGATCATCAACGTCGTGCTGGTGTTGGTGGGTCTGGCGAGCTTGAAGATTCGCTGA
- the murF gene encoding UDP-N-acetylmuramoyl-tripeptide--D-alanyl-D-alanine ligase, translating to MINGALSEFAAAMAAEVYGGDTRFQGLSTDTRKVQAGQLFVALRGPRFDGHQFVGAAVAGGAAAVVVEQPITDLGVPQLIVSDAYQALGTFTRFWRQKLGTPLVAVTGSNGKTTVKNMLAAILRLDYDVMATDGNFNNEVGVPLTLARLSSEHQQAVVEVGCSRRGDIAYLASLVRPDVAIVTNAAAAHLEGLGDVAGVAREKGALYEGLSERGWAVLNVDDEQSEYWRRVIRERRVVSFGFSDQADVRVVDYRELEQGAGCAFQLASAHGQIEIELPLGGRHNAMNAAAAAAAALICGSTAEALGPGLAAVVPEAGRQQLRAFANDVCVIDDSYNANPASLAAAIDYAATLPGRTWLAVGGMGELGEGAAQAHHEAGEHAVAAGVERIFAVGELTQPLVEGARAAGLDSADHFVQHVQALAAIIEQLESGVTLLVKGSRSAAMERVARGVMAHLQRGVE from the coding sequence GTGATCAACGGCGCGCTTAGCGAGTTTGCCGCCGCCATGGCGGCGGAAGTCTACGGTGGTGACACGCGCTTTCAGGGCTTGTCGACCGATACGAGAAAAGTGCAGGCCGGACAGCTTTTCGTCGCCCTACGCGGTCCGCGCTTCGATGGGCACCAATTCGTTGGTGCCGCGGTGGCCGGTGGCGCTGCGGCGGTGGTCGTGGAGCAGCCGATCACCGACCTTGGCGTGCCCCAGCTGATCGTGAGCGACGCCTATCAGGCGCTCGGCACCTTCACCCGCTTTTGGCGCCAGAAGCTGGGGACGCCCCTGGTGGCGGTCACTGGCAGTAATGGCAAGACCACGGTCAAGAACATGCTGGCGGCTATCCTTCGCCTGGACTACGACGTGATGGCAACGGACGGCAATTTCAACAACGAGGTCGGCGTGCCGTTGACCTTGGCTCGCCTCTCGTCCGAGCACCAGCAGGCGGTGGTCGAGGTCGGCTGCAGTCGCCGCGGCGACATCGCCTATCTGGCCAGTTTGGTGCGCCCGGACGTGGCGATCGTGACCAATGCGGCGGCGGCGCACCTGGAGGGTCTTGGAGATGTCGCCGGCGTCGCGCGCGAGAAGGGCGCATTGTATGAAGGGCTCTCAGAGCGTGGCTGGGCCGTGCTCAATGTGGACGATGAACAGAGCGAGTACTGGCGGCGAGTGATTCGCGAACGCCGCGTGGTCAGCTTCGGTTTCAGCGACCAGGCGGATGTGCGGGTGGTGGACTATCGTGAGTTAGAGCAAGGCGCTGGCTGCGCCTTCCAGCTGGCGAGTGCCCACGGGCAGATCGAGATCGAACTGCCGCTTGGAGGGCGCCACAACGCGATGAATGCGGCCGCCGCCGCCGCTGCGGCCCTGATATGTGGGTCGACCGCTGAGGCGCTTGGCCCGGGCCTCGCGGCGGTGGTGCCCGAGGCGGGGCGCCAGCAGCTGCGCGCCTTCGCCAACGATGTTTGCGTGATCGATGATTCCTACAATGCCAACCCCGCGTCCCTCGCCGCAGCAATCGACTACGCGGCCACCCTGCCTGGGCGTACGTGGTTGGCAGTCGGCGGCATGGGCGAGCTCGGAGAAGGGGCTGCGCAAGCTCACCATGAGGCAGGCGAGCACGCAGTGGCGGCAGGCGTTGAGCGGATCTTTGCGGTGGGGGAACTGACCCAGCCGTTGGTCGAAGGCGCTCGGGCCGCAGGGCTCGACAGCGCGGATCACTTTGTGCAGCACGTGCAGGCTCTCGCTGCGATCATCGAGCAACTCGAGTCCGGCGTTACCTTGCTCGTGAAGGGTTCGCGCAGCGCGGCCATGGAGCGCGTAGCGAGGGGGGTGATGGCCCATCTACAGCGAGGGGTTGAGTAA
- the murD gene encoding UDP-N-acetylmuramoyl-L-alanine--D-glutamate ligase has translation MMGVAEERMVQPPGTQADRTHVLVLGLGVTGVSCVRHLLEAGQQVTAMDSRREPPGRAQVQALERESAPGELTVVLGAFDQRYLQDVDQLVVSPGIALAESIVQGAIARGIEVVGDIELFARAAGRRELVAITGTNGKSTTTMLVDEMLRGSGRSSVAAGNIGLPALEVLKAPEGRTVVLELSSFQLERTRSLTPRVAALLNVSEDHLDQHLSFTDYAAAKARVFRGADVAVVNADTGQLGGVLPPSDLTRLTFSVDVPTADFGVIECAGRRWLARGGTPLLQVDDMRLVGRHNLANALAALACVEALLGELPAGALEALAGYAGLPHRMQHVRDRAGVRWIDDSKATNPGATIAAVAGLDAPLVLIAGGLGKGADFAPLAIALRARARAVVVIGQDAPRLSAALAEDVDVHEAQGLADAVRKADSLAEVGDVVLLSPACASQDMFRNYQHRGEVFTRCVEALE, from the coding sequence ATGATGGGAGTGGCAGAGGAGCGCATGGTGCAGCCGCCTGGTACACAAGCTGATCGCACCCACGTCCTGGTGCTAGGCCTAGGCGTGACCGGCGTGTCTTGCGTGCGCCATCTGCTTGAGGCGGGTCAGCAGGTAACGGCGATGGACAGTCGTCGGGAGCCGCCTGGGCGGGCGCAGGTGCAGGCCCTTGAACGGGAGAGCGCGCCCGGCGAGCTGACCGTCGTTCTTGGAGCCTTTGATCAACGTTACCTGCAGGATGTCGATCAGCTGGTGGTCTCGCCAGGAATTGCCCTCGCGGAGTCCATCGTGCAGGGCGCGATCGCCAGGGGCATAGAGGTGGTCGGTGACATCGAGCTGTTCGCACGAGCGGCGGGCAGGCGCGAGCTGGTGGCGATCACCGGCACTAACGGCAAGAGCACCACCACGATGCTAGTGGACGAAATGCTTCGCGGCAGCGGTCGCAGCAGCGTGGCAGCTGGCAACATCGGCCTGCCGGCGCTGGAGGTGTTAAAGGCACCGGAAGGCCGAACAGTCGTGCTGGAACTGTCCAGCTTTCAGCTCGAGCGAACGCGTTCCCTAACGCCACGAGTCGCTGCGTTGCTGAATGTGAGTGAGGATCACCTTGACCAGCACCTGAGCTTCACGGACTACGCGGCTGCGAAGGCGCGCGTGTTCCGTGGGGCTGATGTGGCGGTAGTCAACGCCGATACGGGCCAGCTCGGCGGCGTGTTGCCTCCCTCCGACTTGACCCGCCTGACCTTTAGTGTCGATGTGCCGACGGCCGACTTCGGCGTTATCGAGTGCGCCGGTCGCCGGTGGCTTGCGCGTGGTGGTACGCCCCTGCTGCAGGTCGATGACATGCGCCTGGTGGGGCGCCACAACCTGGCCAACGCCCTAGCAGCCCTGGCGTGTGTTGAGGCGTTGCTTGGAGAACTACCGGCCGGTGCCCTAGAAGCGCTCGCCGGCTACGCGGGACTGCCCCATCGTATGCAGCACGTGCGCGATCGCGCCGGCGTGCGTTGGATTGACGACTCAAAGGCGACCAACCCTGGTGCCACGATCGCTGCCGTAGCGGGGCTGGATGCGCCGCTGGTGCTGATCGCGGGTGGCCTGGGCAAGGGGGCGGACTTCGCGCCTTTGGCGATCGCCTTGCGAGCGCGCGCGCGGGCAGTCGTGGTGATCGGCCAAGATGCCCCTCGCCTGAGCGCAGCGCTGGCGGAAGATGTAGATGTACACGAGGCGCAGGGCCTAGCGGACGCGGTGCGCAAGGCAGATTCGCTCGCCGAGGTCGGCGATGTCGTACTGCTGTCGCCGGCGTGTGCCAGCCAGGACATGTTTCGCAACTACCAGCATCGCGGTGAGGTGTTTACCCGCTGTGTGGAGGCCCTCGAATGA